In the Triticum urartu cultivar G1812 unplaced genomic scaffold, Tu2.1 TuUngrouped_contig_5372, whole genome shotgun sequence genome, one interval contains:
- the LOC125529142 gene encoding histone H4: MSGRGKGGKGLGKGGAKRHRKVLRDNIQGITKPAIRRLARRGGVKRISGLIYEETRGVLKIFLENVIRDAVTYTEHARRKTVTAMDVVYALKRQGRTLYGFGG; the protein is encoded by the coding sequence ATGTCCGGGCGCGGCAAGGGCGGCAAGGGGCTGGGCAAGGGTGGGGCGAAGCGCCACCGGAAGGTGCTGCGGGACAACATCCAGGGGATCACCAAGCCGGCGATCCGGCGGCTGGCGCGGAGGGGCGGCGTGAAGCGCATCTCCGGGCTCATCTATGAGGAGACCCGTGGCGTGCTCAAGATCTTCCTCGAGAACGTCATCCGCGACGCCGTCACCTACACCGAGCACGCGCGCCGCAAGACCGTCACGGCCATGGACGTCGTGTACGCGCTCAAGCGCCAGGGCCGCACCCTGTACGGCTTCGGCGGTTAG